The following nucleotide sequence is from Armatimonadota bacterium.
CTTAATCATTCTTCTCAGAAAATAGGTCGGAATCAAAGATGGCGTGTTGAACAGCTTTTTGTATTAATCTTATGCATAGCTTCCTCAATTCGCATATTCTTGTTCGCCGCAGGATTTCCAGTCTTTACCAACGTAGATGAGCATGCCCACTTCGACTTAATTTGCAAATACTCAAAAGGAAAAATACCAACTGGCCTTGGGAAATACGACCATGATGCAAACAGAATGATATTGCTATACGGGTCGCTAGAATATCTATACAATCCGTCAGATTTCCCGACTGGGGAAATCCCTCCTCCTATATGGAAACTGCCTCCTAAAGCACAAGAATTTGTTTTAGAGAAAAGGCTTGAAAAGGTTAAAGACGATCTAAATCATGAATCTACACAACCGCCTGTGTATTACTATGTTGCGGCATTATGGTACAAACTTGGCCAGGTATTGCAAATAGGAAACGGATTCATACTCTACTGGGTAAGGTTTTTAAACATTATAATCTATTCCATGCTCATCTGGCTATCCTATATGTTTGCAAGAAAGTATTACTACGAAGACGCCTTCTTAAGACTAAGCTTGCCTTTGGTATTGGCTTTTTTTCCACAAGACGTGTTTTTTTCCATAAATAACGATGTTTTAACGCCTCTTGTGTTTACCGCAGCTCTTCTATGTTTATTCGACTGCCTTATAAGCGAATCAAATGGCCTTGCCTTCTATTTGCTAACTGGTCTTCTTATCGCCACTGCATTCCTAGTAAAGATCACAGCTTTCGTAATTTTCATAATGCTAGGCTTCGTGGTAATTCTTAAAGCCATTAGACTCAAAAATGAAAGAAGATTTTCCGACGGTATGCCGGCACTTGCCATATTGGCTTTAAGTGCATTAGCGCCTGCTGGGTTATGGCTACTAAGAAATTACTTTGTATTGGGAGATATAACGGGCTCAACAGCAAAAATTAATATGCTAACTTGGACTGCTAAGCCATTTACAACAATATGGGACCATCCGATATTTACCCCTGCTGGAGCGCTTACGTTTTGGAGCGAATTAATGAAAACCTTCTGGCGGGGAGAAATTACCTGGCATGGCGAAAGGCTTTCGTGGGATTTTGCTGATGGATTTTATTGGATCTCGTCATCGGTTTTCCTGATCGCTTTTATATATAGCTTACTTCTAATGCGACTGCAAACAAAATCAAAAATCATTGACATAGCAAACTTCATAGTTTTTGGAGCATCAATTTTGTTTATGGCTGGAATTTCTATTTCTTACGATTACGGCAATTGCTGGTATCCTTCCCAAGAACATCCATATTTTACTTCTGGTAGGCTAATATCAGACGCACTCGTGCCGTTTCTCATTTTATATCTTCAAGGTTTTAAAATCTTAACGTCCCGATTGAAATCATACATTAGATGGGCCGCGCTAGGAGTAATAATCGCGCTTATGTTAGCTTCAGAGATAGCGCTTTCTATCCCGGTATTCGGGAGCGCATATAATATGTTTCACTTGCACTGAGATGCAAGTCCTGAAACGTGAGCTACTCTTGCCAAAAATCCTATCCTCAAAAAGCTAGAGTTCTAGCAATTACCCAAATAAAGTACAGTTTGCTAATTGACATATTTTCTATAAAAGAGTAATCTAGTAGCTGAAAATTCGCTTTTGCCTTCAATAAGCAGTAAAGCTATTCCACTTAGTTTCTCCCCCCGGAAGCTGGTGGTTTTGGTGGCGAAGCGCGGGAAACGCGCAACAAAGTGTCATAATGCACCTAATAAGAGCAAAATGCAATGGGCATGGTTGCTCGTTTTCATTGTGGTGCTTTTTTGTGCGACAATACGAATTAGGCTACTCCCAACGCCGCTCGAACGCGATGAGGGCGAATACGCCTACGCGGGCCAGCTAATCCTGCAGGGAATCCCCCCATATGTGCGTGTTTATAATATGAAGCTTCCAGGCACCTATGCTGTTTATGCCATCGCCATGGCACTTTTTGGTCAAAATCCAACTGGTATCCACCTCGGTTTGCTTTTCGTAAATGCTACCACTATAATCCTGGTATTCTTATTGGCACGAAAACTGTTCGACACCTTAACAGGCTTGGTAGCATCTGCGAGTTTTGGCATCCTTTCTCTTGGCGCATCTGTTCTGGGCGTTTTTGCGCACGCCACCCACTTCGTAACATTACCAGCAATTGGCGGACTGCTACTTCTGTTAAAAGCCAAAGAACTGAGAAGTCGCTCAATGTTGTTTTGGAGTGGTTTATGCCTTGGGCTTGCATTTTTAATGAAGCAACATGGCATATTCTTTGTAATCTTTGGTGCTTCCTATATTCTCATTTACAACGCTCACTTCTCTTTACGGCAAGAGAAAATTGGTTTCTTAAATCAAAAATTGGTTGACGCGGCGATATTTCTCCTCGGCGCCGCTGTCCCACTTGTTCTTACATGCCTAATTTTGTTATTGACAGGAGCACTCCAAAAGTTCTGGTTTTGGACTTGGACATACGCTCTTCAATATGTCACAGAAACATCTTTTTCCACTGGCTGTAAACTATTTAGGAGTGGCATCGGTTACGTTGTGCAGTCAGCACCCGCGCTTTGGATTTTGGCAGGGTTGGGCTTGATTTGTCTTTTTGCAGATCGAGAATGGCGAAAGCGTGCGCCTTTTGTTGGAGGGCTACTGCTTTTCTCATTTTTTGCTATTTGTCCTGGTTTTTATTTTCGTAGTCATTATTTTATCGTGGTGCTGCCAGTACTAGCTATTCTCAACGGCATCGCTGTCAGTACCATATATAATATTGCAGAAAGAATACACGCTCCTATATATCGTAAAGCAGCTGTGTTGGCATTTCTTTTGATTTTAGGTTATTCTATATTCCAGCAGAAAACATTTCTATTCAAAGCCACGCCCTGTGAGGTATGCAGATTATCCTATGGCGCCGCCTGTTTCCCTGAGGCTCTGGAGGTTGGAAAATATATTAGGGAAAACAGCACCAAGGATGACCGAATTGTCGTCCTAGGTTCCGAACCTGAAATCTACTTTTATTCGCGTCGGATGTCAGCCACAGGATACATCTACATGTATCCTCTTATGGAGTCTAGTCCTTTAGCCGAAAAGATGCAACGCGAAATGATCAAGGAAACAATGGCATCAAGACCTAAATTTCTAATTGCAGTTTGCATCCCAACCTCATGGATGCGCAGGCGTGAGTCACCAACCTTATTGTTTGACTGGTTTAACCAATACTCGACGGATAATTACCAATTAGTGGGAAGTGTGGAGATACTTAGCCTAGAACGAACCGAATACCGCTGGGGAGAAGAACTGAACGCTTATAAACCGAAGGCGGAAAACAGGATTCTTGTTTTCATGCGAAGACAGTAGTTTAAAGATGCAAAATCGCTATTTAGTAATTTTATTCCTCATTACTATAACCCTTGTCGTTTTTCTCCAAGTTAGTAGTCATGAGTTTCTCAACTACGATGATGATGTGTATATTACTGCCAACCATCATGTTCGGAATGGGCTAACTTTAGAATCAATCAAATGGGCTTTTACAACTACATATGCAAACAATTGGCATCCCCTAACGTGGATATCACACCTACTTGACGTGCAGTTATACAAGCTCAAACCCGCCGGGCATCATGCAACTAACCTTTTAATCCACGTGTTGAATGTTGCGCTCCTATTCGTAGTGCTAGAAATGATGACCCATTCGAGATGGCGAAGTGCATTCGTTGCAGCCATGTTCGCAATACACCCTCTCCATGTAGAGTCAGTTGCCTGGGTAGCTGAAAGAAAAGATGTTTTAAGCTCTTTCTTCTGGATACTAACACTTTTTGCACACCTACGATACACCAAATATCCAAGGGCAACCACTTACGTTCCTGTGGTTTTAATCTACGCCCTCGGCTTAATGTCAAAGCCAATGCTAGTAACTCTTCCATTTGTACTTCTCCTGTTGGACTACTGGCCACTAGGCCGAACAACTTTTGCTCATGAGCAACTTGCCGGCTCTATAGAAAAGCACAGTATTGGAAAGTTAGTAATAGAAAAGATTCCCCTATTGGTCTTAGCAGGAGCATCTTGCACAATGACATATATTGCACAGGGTGAGGCGGTTGCGCCGTTCGAAAGGTTTCCATTTGGTATCCGCGCGACAAACGCTGTTGTAGCATTTGTCTCTTATATTCTGAAGATGCTCTGGCCAGTTAACCTTTCTGTTTTTTACATGCATCCTTCAACGTCTCTTCCAACATGGCAGGTATTAGGAGCCGGGGTTGTCCTTGTTTGCATATTTGTTCTTGCATTGCGAAATGCTTTCACCCATCCGTATATCCTAGTAGGATGGCTGTGGTATTTTGGAACATTAATACCCGTAATCGGCTTAATTCAAGTTGGGGCACAAGCAATGGCAGATAGATATACTTATATGCCACTTATAGGCATCTTTATCATAATTGCTTGGGGAGTACCGAAACTGCTAGGAAATTCACGGATTGGGGTAGAAAAGGGGAAAAGGAAAAAAGAAGCTTTCGTTCCTAAATCTTTCATTCTGCCATTTGCTGCACTGCTTATTATAATAAGCCTTACGATCTCGGCCTGGTATCGGACGAGTGTTTGGAAGAATAGCATAACCTTGTTTGAGAATGCACTTAGGTCGAACCCAAACAATTATATTGCACACAACAATCTTGGGGTAGCTTTGGAAAAAGCAAACAAGTTAGAGGAAGCTGCAGCTCACTACGAAGTCGCTTTACGACTCAAACCAAATCACCCCCAAGCCCACAATAATCTCGCTAATATTTACTTCCGAACAGGCAAAGTGGACAAAGCAATTCTAGAGTACAGAAAGGCTTTGAAGCTAAAACCCAATGATGCAGGCATTCACAATAATCTTGGGGTAGCTCTTGCCGAAAAAGGCATGCTGGACGAGGCAATTAAAGAATACAAAATAGCTCTGCAGATTAGACCAGACTACGACAAAGCACACCTAAACCTTGGGATGGCATTGGCAAGACTAGGAAAATTTAGAGAAGCTGCCGATGAAATGAACAAAGCACGAAACATTAGCCCAGAAAGTTCGGAAGGCCACAACAATTACGGTGTAATACTTGCAGGACAAGGAAAGGTTTTGGAGGCAATAGAGCAATTCAAAGAAGCACTGCGGCTTAAACCTGAAAATGCAGAGGCACATAAAAATCTGGCTGTTGCGTATTATCTAACCGGAAAGTACGCGGACGCATGGAGGGAAGTGCAATTATACCGCAAATACGGTGGAACGCCGCATCCTGGTTTGATTCAAGCTCTTACAAAAAAAATGCCTAAGCCTCCAAAATGATTTACGTTGGGCCCTAATAAAAAGCCCTCGGGTGCCTTGACTTAACCACCATAATAAATTAAATTATACCTGTCGTTTCCCCATATCTCGAACAGCCGTACAGTGCTCAGCGGTTTCTACTTATGCCCAAACTCGCAAGTACCAAGCGGCGTTCTCGTCTGAGACGCGCCGAAACAAGGGAATTAAAAAGAATCCCTTTGTGGGACTCTTTTACGGCGAAAAATGAATTCACAATCGTCGTGATATTGTGTATTGTTGCTGCTCTGCGCATTTTCATTTTCAGTGCAGCGTTTCCATTCTTTAACAATGTGGACGAACAGGCTCACTACGACTTAGTTTATAAATATTCTAAGGGCCAAATTCCAAGCGCACTAGAGAAATTTAGTGCCGGCGCAAGCGAGCTAATCGTCCTTTTTTCCTCGCCCGAATACTTATGCAATCCACTTAGCTTCCCCAATGCGAAATTTCCGAAGCCAATGTGGAACTTACCTCCAAGCGAACTAGCACCTGCACTGAAACTAGCAACGATAAACCTAATGAATAAAACAAACTACGAATCCACCCAGCCGCCTGTTTTCTATATTATCGCAGGTTTATGGTATAGACTAGGTGAGTTATTGAACTTACGCGATGGCATGCTTCTATACTGGACGAGGTTTCTGAATGCTGTACTTTTTATTCCACTAATTTTGCTTTCTCACCGATTCATTAGAATCCCTTACCCCGACCGGCTGTTCATGCGCATAGGAGTACCAGCAATGATAGCGTTCTTCCCCCAAGATGTCTTCTTTTCAATAAACAACGATGCGGTTAGTCCACTGTTCTTTACAGCTGCTTTTCTTTGTTTGTTAGAAATATACCTTTCACGTTCAAAGAGCTATGCGTTTTATGTTTTTACCGGCATCCTGGTAGCAGTAACCTTTATGGTTAAGTTCACAAATGCCGCGATATTTGCAGCTTTAATGGCTGTAGCTGCTTTAAGAATCGTTGAACTTTCAGCGGTTGGAAAAATTGGACGTGAATTGCCAAAGATTATATTGATGATTTTTTCAGC
It contains:
- a CDS encoding tetratricopeptide repeat protein; translation: MQNRYLVILFLITITLVVFLQVSSHEFLNYDDDVYITANHHVRNGLTLESIKWAFTTTYANNWHPLTWISHLLDVQLYKLKPAGHHATNLLIHVLNVALLFVVLEMMTHSRWRSAFVAAMFAIHPLHVESVAWVAERKDVLSSFFWILTLFAHLRYTKYPRATTYVPVVLIYALGLMSKPMLVTLPFVLLLLDYWPLGRTTFAHEQLAGSIEKHSIGKLVIEKIPLLVLAGASCTMTYIAQGEAVAPFERFPFGIRATNAVVAFVSYILKMLWPVNLSVFYMHPSTSLPTWQVLGAGVVLVCIFVLALRNAFTHPYILVGWLWYFGTLIPVIGLIQVGAQAMADRYTYMPLIGIFIIIAWGVPKLLGNSRIGVEKGKRKKEAFVPKSFILPFAALLIIISLTISAWYRTSVWKNSITLFENALRSNPNNYIAHNNLGVALEKANKLEEAAAHYEVALRLKPNHPQAHNNLANIYFRTGKVDKAILEYRKALKLKPNDAGIHNNLGVALAEKGMLDEAIKEYKIALQIRPDYDKAHLNLGMALARLGKFREAADEMNKARNISPESSEGHNNYGVILAGQGKVLEAIEQFKEALRLKPENAEAHKNLAVAYYLTGKYADAWREVQLYRKYGGTPHPGLIQALTKKMPKPPK
- a CDS encoding glycosyltransferase family 39 protein — its product is MHISISSKKNLNHSSQKIGRNQRWRVEQLFVLILCIASSIRIFLFAAGFPVFTNVDEHAHFDLICKYSKGKIPTGLGKYDHDANRMILLYGSLEYLYNPSDFPTGEIPPPIWKLPPKAQEFVLEKRLEKVKDDLNHESTQPPVYYYVAALWYKLGQVLQIGNGFILYWVRFLNIIIYSMLIWLSYMFARKYYYEDAFLRLSLPLVLAFFPQDVFFSINNDVLTPLVFTAALLCLFDCLISESNGLAFYLLTGLLIATAFLVKITAFVIFIMLGFVVILKAIRLKNERRFSDGMPALAILALSALAPAGLWLLRNYFVLGDITGSTAKINMLTWTAKPFTTIWDHPIFTPAGALTFWSELMKTFWRGEITWHGERLSWDFADGFYWISSSVFLIAFIYSLLLMRLQTKSKIIDIANFIVFGASILFMAGISISYDYGNCWYPSQEHPYFTSGRLISDALVPFLILYLQGFKILTSRLKSYIRWAALGVIIALMLASEIALSIPVFGSAYNMFHLH
- a CDS encoding glycosyltransferase family 39 protein, with amino-acid sequence MAKRGKRATKCHNAPNKSKMQWAWLLVFIVVLFCATIRIRLLPTPLERDEGEYAYAGQLILQGIPPYVRVYNMKLPGTYAVYAIAMALFGQNPTGIHLGLLFVNATTIILVFLLARKLFDTLTGLVASASFGILSLGASVLGVFAHATHFVTLPAIGGLLLLLKAKELRSRSMLFWSGLCLGLAFLMKQHGIFFVIFGASYILIYNAHFSLRQEKIGFLNQKLVDAAIFLLGAAVPLVLTCLILLLTGALQKFWFWTWTYALQYVTETSFSTGCKLFRSGIGYVVQSAPALWILAGLGLICLFADREWRKRAPFVGGLLLFSFFAICPGFYFRSHYFIVVLPVLAILNGIAVSTIYNIAERIHAPIYRKAAVLAFLLILGYSIFQQKTFLFKATPCEVCRLSYGAACFPEALEVGKYIRENSTKDDRIVVLGSEPEIYFYSRRMSATGYIYMYPLMESSPLAEKMQREMIKETMASRPKFLIAVCIPTSWMRRRESPTLLFDWFNQYSTDNYQLVGSVEILSLERTEYRWGEELNAYKPKAENRILVFMRRQ
- a CDS encoding DUF2142 domain-containing protein; translation: MPKLASTKRRSRLRRAETRELKRIPLWDSFTAKNEFTIVVILCIVAALRIFIFSAAFPFFNNVDEQAHYDLVYKYSKGQIPSALEKFSAGASELIVLFSSPEYLCNPLSFPNAKFPKPMWNLPPSELAPALKLATINLMNKTNYESTQPPVFYIIAGLWYRLGELLNLRDGMLLYWTRFLNAVLFIPLILLSHRFIRIPYPDRLFMRIGVPAMIAFFPQDVFFSINNDAVSPLFFTAAFLCLLEIYLSRSKSYAFYVFTGILVAVTFMVKFTNAAIFAALMAVAALRIVELSAVGKIGRELPKIILMIFSAITPTALFLTRNLLVLGDITGMSGKINILGWTAKPFAQIWHHPIFTPEGLITFWSDLMKTFWRGELVWHKSTVAVPWVDSFYWISTTIFLFAAAVNLILYKRQNRDTGWIADIFAFGVIGLSVLGLAVISLVYDFGRCWYPSSQHPYLTSGRLIIGIMVPFIALYLRAIEFILWKTGLRSSRWLALCIILGLMLGSEIAISIPVFGSLYNWFHMI